A window of Mucilaginibacter robiniae genomic DNA:
ATTTTCGGATAGTGCGCTACATCAAAGTAATCTTCCGCTTTCAAATGGTTATCACGCATAGAATTATCTGAATCTAATGTATTCACATCTACTGTAGCTTCTATGCTGCTGGCGGGTAAATTGGCTTTATCAAAGTTAATGTTGGCCTCCAAACCATTAAACTTACCACTGGTGTTAATACCCATATTCTTAATCTCGTAAGTAATGGATGATTTAGTTACGGCTTGCTTGTTTTGTGCCAAAGTGCCCAATGATATTAAAAGTGTTATCGCTGCAAAAAATAGTTTTTTCATGATTCCAGAATTATAAGTCAGGCTAAAAATACTATTTATACTGACAGGTTGGGTGTTATTCAATTTACAAGGGTATCTATTTTATGGCTCACAAAAAACTGGGCAATAACGCTAAGCTGAAATAATTTTTATCCTATTCTGAAAAGTGTTGTTACTTTGCATTTATCCAAAAACTATCTGTTTATGAAAAAACTCTTATGGGCTTTGTTGCTATACCCTGTGTTATTGCAGGCACAAAACAAGCCGGCTGATAATAAACCGGCAGTAAAAAGCTATGATTTACTGGTAGGTACTTATACTACTGGTGCTAGTAAAGGTATTTATGTATACCGTTTTTATACAGAGCGCGGCCGACTGGCTTACCTGAACGAAATTGATGGTGTTGATAATCCTTCCTATTTATGTGTATCCGACAATCACAAATTTATTTATTCGGTAAATGAGGTGGGTGATGATCGGAAGGGTAGCGTAAGTGCCTTTTCGTTTGAACCCAAAACAGGTAAAATTGACTTTATTAACAAGCAGCCATCGGGAGCTGGGCCTTGCTATATTTCGGTAGATAAAGCGCAGAAAAATGTTTTTTCGGCTAATTATGCGGGTGGTAGCCTAAGTGTGTTCCCGCTAAATGCTGACGGCTCTTTAAAACCGAGTACCGAAACGCTGCAAGATCAGGGCCAAGGACCGAATAAAGAACGCCAAGATAAGCCCCATGTACATACAGCTGTATTAACCCCAGATGAAAAGTACGTTATGTTTACAGACCTGGGTACTGATAAGGTGAATATCTACCGATATAAAGCCTCAGCCCGAGTACCGCTTAGCCCATCTGCTCCAGCTTACATTAGCGTTGATGGTGGTGAAGGCCCCCGACATATTGATTTTAC
This region includes:
- a CDS encoding YceI family protein; its protein translation is MKKLFFAAITLLISLGTLAQNKQAVTKSSITYEIKNMGINTSGKFNGLEANINFDKANLPASSIEATVDVNTLDSDNSMRDNHLKAEDYFDVAHYPKITMKSTSFKYKGGNNYVGLFNVTIKSKTKAVEVPFTYIETANMGLFKGSFKINRADFGIGGKSMVLANEATIVLNVDVSK
- a CDS encoding lactonase family protein; its protein translation is MKKLLWALLLYPVLLQAQNKPADNKPAVKSYDLLVGTYTTGASKGIYVYRFYTERGRLAYLNEIDGVDNPSYLCVSDNHKFIYSVNEVGDDRKGSVSAFSFEPKTGKIDFINKQPSGAGPCYISVDKAQKNVFSANYAGGSLSVFPLNADGSLKPSTETLQDQGQGPNKERQDKPHVHTAVLTPDEKYVMFTDLGTDKVNIYRYKASARVPLSPSAPAYISVDGGEGPRHIDFTPNHKYMYLITEMGGHIYGYNYDDGKLKHNQTVSIVPDGYTGQVGAADIHVSPDGRFLYATNRGDANEIIVYSINQEDGQLSVIQHIAAQGATPRNFVIDPTGNFLLVANQKGNNIVVFRIDKINGRLISIGVKIDVDSPVCLKFVPVS